From Sphingomonas nostoxanthinifaciens, a single genomic window includes:
- a CDS encoding terminase gpA endonuclease subunit, translating into MATAAQLPAPRWSIPPFETGAHIFARLAHLVAPREKLTVSQWARKNTSFDLDALPWHAEVMDALSDPDTAEVGLLGPAQAGKSTIGLSWLGWVVDQAPDNFFLCQPDRSATSKFVVSRVDPFIKETSSVKTKLLDLSNANNMFLKQFQGMFLYSVWPVPGQFIQVPARYGWLDDFDQMDDDIGGTEEKAGQGSAIKLVEGRLTTRKGRDTKFVSSSPADETGGKTEAFVEGGTDERLHPECPTCGDRWAIDIRRDLRFDDTGDEDLAERTAHVICGANGCLLDPADRRALLNSLARLPRKGFVPARPGASNRRRSFRVDGLLAFTTWPDLAREWREAQRTWATRQDEAPLRTFMNTKAGVNYRSILSGEKPLETESLLDRREKGWKAGTVPAGVKVVVTTVDVQQKSFQCATIGIGEKRELWLIDRWSIDTLSDGLTTVQPLRYREHWSALLPLFSREWKLADGSGRSVRALTVAIDARGGESDLAIGFWHMAAAAGIHPTRVTLLQGGNNPKAALISPARRSDQRSNGGQKRNSPGIWTINVHWLKNILDAMLRRDKPGPGYVHLAGNLAEVHVDEITAEQLDKGKWKKIRPRNETWDLLVYALAAILRRPFAQSRLDMRWVPPDFRVPDPIGPAAAEIEPDEVAATVAAARPAPVKAKTDSRKQLIRTRPSPNWLNRRGR; encoded by the coding sequence ATGGCGACGGCAGCACAATTGCCCGCGCCGCGGTGGTCGATCCCGCCCTTTGAGACCGGCGCGCATATATTCGCCCGACTGGCGCACCTCGTCGCGCCGCGCGAGAAGCTGACGGTCAGCCAGTGGGCGCGCAAAAACACCAGTTTCGACCTCGATGCATTGCCCTGGCATGCCGAGGTGATGGACGCGCTGTCCGATCCGGACACGGCCGAGGTCGGCCTGCTCGGCCCGGCGCAGGCAGGCAAGTCGACGATCGGGCTCAGCTGGCTCGGCTGGGTCGTCGATCAGGCGCCCGATAACTTCTTTTTGTGCCAGCCGGATCGATCGGCGACGTCCAAATTCGTCGTTTCTCGCGTCGATCCGTTCATAAAAGAGACGTCCAGCGTCAAAACGAAGTTGCTGGACCTCTCCAACGCCAACAATATGTTCCTGAAGCAATTTCAGGGCATGTTCCTCTATTCGGTCTGGCCAGTGCCCGGCCAGTTCATCCAGGTGCCGGCCCGCTACGGCTGGCTCGATGACTTCGACCAGATGGACGACGACATCGGCGGCACCGAGGAGAAGGCGGGTCAGGGGTCGGCGATCAAGCTGGTCGAGGGACGTCTTACGACCCGCAAGGGCCGCGACACGAAGTTCGTATCGTCATCCCCGGCGGACGAAACCGGCGGCAAGACCGAGGCTTTCGTCGAGGGCGGGACGGACGAGCGACTGCACCCGGAATGCCCGACGTGCGGCGACCGTTGGGCGATCGACATTCGACGCGACCTGCGCTTCGACGACACCGGCGACGAGGACCTGGCGGAGCGCACCGCCCACGTGATCTGCGGCGCCAACGGCTGCCTGCTCGATCCGGCCGACCGTCGTGCCTTGCTGAACAGTCTGGCGCGGCTGCCTCGAAAAGGGTTCGTGCCGGCGCGGCCGGGGGCGAGCAACCGACGCCGCAGCTTCCGGGTCGACGGCCTGCTGGCTTTCACGACCTGGCCGGACCTCGCGCGCGAATGGCGCGAGGCGCAACGCACCTGGGCGACCCGGCAGGACGAGGCGCCGCTGCGCACGTTCATGAACACCAAGGCCGGCGTGAACTACCGCTCGATCCTGTCGGGCGAGAAGCCGCTTGAGACCGAGAGCCTGCTCGACCGGCGCGAGAAGGGCTGGAAAGCCGGCACCGTCCCGGCCGGCGTGAAGGTCGTCGTCACTACCGTCGACGTGCAGCAGAAGAGCTTCCAGTGCGCGACGATCGGCATCGGCGAAAAGCGCGAGCTGTGGCTGATCGATCGCTGGTCGATCGATACCCTTTCGGACGGTCTGACAACGGTGCAGCCGCTGCGCTACCGGGAGCATTGGTCTGCGCTGCTCCCGCTGTTCAGCCGCGAATGGAAACTGGCGGACGGATCGGGTCGCTCGGTTCGTGCGCTGACCGTCGCGATCGACGCGCGCGGCGGCGAAAGCGACCTGGCGATTGGCTTCTGGCATATGGCGGCGGCTGCCGGCATCCACCCGACGCGCGTCACGCTTCTGCAGGGCGGCAACAATCCGAAGGCCGCACTGATCAGCCCCGCCCGCCGGTCGGATCAGCGCTCGAACGGCGGCCAGAAGCGCAATTCGCCGGGCATCTGGACGATCAACGTCCATTGGCTGAAGAACATCCTCGACGCGATGCTGCGCCGGGACAAGCCTGGCCCCGGATATGTCCATCTCGCGGGCAATCTCGCCGAAGTGCATGTCGACGAGATCACCGCCGAACAGCTCGACAAGGGCAAGTGGAAGAAGATCCGTCCGCGCAACGAGACATGGGATCTGCTCGTCTACGCTTTGGCTGCCATCCTGCGCCGTCCGTTCGCACAATCGCGGCTCGACATGCGTTGGGTGCCCCCGGATTTCCGGGTGCCTGATCCCATCGGGCCGGCAGCGGCCGAGATCGAGCCGGACGAGGTAGCGGCAACCGTCGCCGCGGCCCGACCCGCCCCGGTCAAAGCAAAGACCGACAGTCGCAAACAACTTATTCGCACCAGGCCCAGCCCGAACTGGCTCAACCGACGAGGACGCTGA
- a CDS encoding DNA primase family protein — translation MTTRAIAMATVDPAALAWRELSDLGNAERLVARAGGKLVHVREWGWVAYDDRRWSADDGERLAHLKAHEVARGLRDEIAALAEVEDAELRTRFGEWCTTDLRADRVINLRKHAVQSGNASKTVAMLAQAQSLDDLTRRMDDFDRNLLTINTQNRTLRFARRRGDGDSAPWVLLDTAHDPADHLTRVMTCEYDPAAEAPKWNEHLATVLPDPEVRIYFQQVIGYALSGLTVEQCMFMLQGKGGDGKSTTMNVLRELMGGYGVAADVQTFMAAGQRSGADATPDLVRLAGDTRLVCTQEPKRGAALDEQRIKQFTGGSPIQARANYGDSFEFKARGKLFIECNSRPRISGDDDGIWRRIIIILFPHQFKGSAIDKGVETRLLGEGPGILNWMLEGLRQWLEAGRLVQPTAVADAVEEYRRAANPFGEWMAARVDTSDPLAVIEARALYDDYSRWCEDEGVSDREKLNSTAFGRALGDRQIMLGPRHRSGRKQRKGAKLRGDPLPMPDDRGASSSAAPAQPFTANEFERAAWQDEDDDMPP, via the coding sequence GTGACGACACGCGCCATTGCGATGGCGACGGTCGACCCGGCGGCATTGGCATGGCGCGAGCTATCCGACCTGGGCAATGCGGAGCGCCTAGTTGCGCGCGCCGGCGGGAAACTGGTACACGTGCGCGAGTGGGGCTGGGTCGCATACGACGATCGGCGCTGGTCGGCCGACGACGGCGAGCGCCTCGCCCATCTCAAGGCGCATGAGGTTGCGCGCGGACTGCGCGACGAGATCGCCGCGCTCGCCGAGGTAGAGGACGCCGAGCTGCGCACGCGCTTCGGCGAATGGTGCACTACCGATCTGCGCGCCGATCGCGTCATCAATCTTCGTAAGCACGCGGTCCAGTCGGGGAACGCGAGCAAAACGGTGGCGATGCTCGCCCAGGCACAGAGCCTCGACGATCTCACGCGTCGGATGGACGATTTCGACCGCAACCTGCTGACGATCAATACGCAGAACCGCACCCTGCGTTTTGCGCGCCGGCGTGGCGACGGCGACAGCGCGCCGTGGGTGTTGCTCGATACGGCGCACGATCCGGCCGACCACCTGACCCGCGTCATGACGTGCGAATATGATCCTGCGGCCGAGGCGCCGAAATGGAATGAACACCTCGCAACCGTGCTGCCCGATCCCGAGGTACGCATCTATTTCCAGCAGGTGATCGGCTATGCGTTGTCGGGCCTGACCGTCGAGCAGTGCATGTTCATGCTGCAGGGCAAGGGCGGCGACGGCAAGTCGACGACGATGAACGTGCTGCGCGAGCTGATGGGCGGCTATGGCGTCGCTGCCGATGTGCAGACCTTCATGGCGGCCGGCCAGCGCTCCGGCGCCGACGCGACCCCCGACCTGGTGCGGCTCGCCGGCGATACGCGCCTCGTCTGTACGCAGGAGCCGAAACGCGGCGCCGCGCTCGACGAGCAGCGCATCAAGCAATTTACGGGCGGCTCGCCGATTCAGGCGCGGGCAAATTACGGCGATAGTTTCGAGTTCAAAGCGCGCGGCAAGCTGTTCATCGAGTGCAATAGCCGCCCGCGCATCTCCGGTGATGACGATGGCATTTGGCGCCGCATCATCATCATCCTGTTCCCGCACCAATTCAAGGGCTCCGCGATCGACAAGGGCGTCGAGACGCGCCTGCTGGGCGAGGGGCCGGGCATCCTGAACTGGATGCTTGAGGGACTGCGCCAGTGGCTGGAGGCTGGCAGGCTGGTCCAGCCGACCGCCGTCGCCGACGCCGTCGAGGAGTATCGCCGCGCGGCGAACCCTTTTGGCGAGTGGATGGCCGCGCGCGTCGACACGTCTGATCCGCTGGCCGTGATCGAGGCGCGGGCGCTGTACGATGATTATTCCCGCTGGTGCGAGGACGAGGGCGTCAGCGACCGCGAGAAGCTCAATTCGACCGCCTTCGGCCGCGCGCTGGGCGATCGTCAGATCATGCTCGGGCCGCGCCATCGATCGGGCCGGAAACAGCGCAAGGGCGCGAAGCTGCGCGGCGATCCGCTGCCCATGCCCGACGATCGCGGCGCATCCTCCTCGGCCGCCCCAGCGCAGCCGTTTACGGCCAATGAGTTCGAGCGTGCGGCTTGGCAGGACGAGGACGACGACATGCCGCCGTGA
- a CDS encoding DUF2312 domain-containing protein, whose amino-acid sequence MLPKADTAHSRRIATDWQPPEPPMRFAAAEPDEARATRPVEDIAAELVGAIGLDGARRLVRVAATASGMMLPPAVPDPAVDWLTKIVERVEQLFAERAQLAEEIRNAFTFAKDCGFDARAIRACVADRAMDKDTRFEREAIRTVYRAALGIEDPDFAIELPAPAVPAPPKARKLTAREKNYRQALALTAASAAIIDQ is encoded by the coding sequence ATGCTGCCCAAGGCCGACACGGCCCACAGCCGGCGCATCGCCACCGATTGGCAGCCGCCGGAACCGCCGATGCGATTCGCGGCCGCAGAGCCCGATGAGGCACGCGCGACGCGGCCCGTGGAAGATATTGCGGCGGAGCTGGTCGGTGCGATCGGTCTGGATGGCGCACGCCGTTTAGTTCGAGTGGCTGCGACCGCCAGCGGCATGATGCTGCCGCCGGCCGTGCCCGACCCTGCCGTCGACTGGCTGACTAAGATTGTCGAGCGGGTCGAGCAACTGTTCGCTGAACGCGCGCAGCTGGCCGAGGAGATCCGCAACGCCTTCACCTTTGCCAAGGATTGCGGTTTCGATGCCCGCGCGATCCGCGCGTGCGTCGCCGATCGCGCGATGGACAAAGACACGCGATTCGAGCGCGAGGCGATCCGCACCGTTTACCGTGCCGCGCTGGGGATCGAGGATCCCGACTTCGCGATCGAGCTGCCGGCGCCGGCCGTTCCAGCGCCGCCCAAGGCGCGCAAGCTGACCGCGCGCGAGAAGAATTACCGGCAGGCACTGGCGCTCACGGCGGCCAGCGCGGCCATCATCGACCAGTAA
- a CDS encoding DUF7146 domain-containing protein: MSVIDQPSLFDRARQVAPAEVARQHGGKLHRAGKNKARGGCPLCDGRDTFLADDPGPIWHCFSCGATGDSVALEMELGGHPDRTAAARVLAGEAPRIERERAQRTRSEEPQSELVDSAVVASWIAEHMRPARGTIVEAWLTARGIDPARIGGALDRLFFLRGCPVTPWRVGRSPDGMRSRPAMVAPLRATPDGAILGVHTTYLRSDGSAKADLGLDGDGRPRKARKMWGRARMTACFLADPADAGPLVPGEGIETVLSYAAGLGACRPLALLSLDNLQGRAMRDAEGAVPLWNIRSDPDAPPFTLPNAGEVRILVDADMKPHRIRAQAQRRGRREMVMIDGGVRAEICATLATQAWRRAGGAPVRALRPPMGMDFNDLGRAA; this comes from the coding sequence ATGAGCGTAATCGATCAGCCTTCGCTCTTCGATCGTGCGCGCCAGGTGGCGCCGGCCGAGGTCGCACGCCAGCATGGCGGGAAACTGCATCGCGCCGGCAAGAACAAGGCGCGTGGCGGTTGTCCGCTGTGCGATGGGCGCGACACCTTTCTCGCCGACGATCCCGGCCCGATCTGGCACTGCTTCTCCTGCGGTGCGACCGGCGACAGCGTCGCGTTGGAGATGGAGCTGGGCGGCCATCCCGATCGCACCGCCGCCGCGCGCGTGCTGGCTGGAGAGGCACCACGCATCGAGCGCGAGCGCGCCCAGCGCACCCGCAGCGAGGAACCGCAGAGCGAGCTGGTCGACAGCGCGGTCGTCGCATCGTGGATCGCTGAGCATATGCGGCCGGCGCGCGGCACGATCGTCGAGGCATGGCTCACCGCACGTGGGATCGACCCCGCGCGCATCGGCGGGGCGCTCGATCGCCTGTTCTTCCTGCGTGGCTGTCCGGTCACCCCCTGGCGTGTCGGCAGATCTCCGGACGGCATGCGATCGCGACCGGCAATGGTCGCGCCGCTTCGCGCGACTCCCGACGGGGCGATCCTCGGCGTCCATACGACCTATTTGCGATCCGACGGCAGCGCGAAGGCGGATCTTGGCCTCGACGGCGACGGCCGACCGCGAAAGGCGCGCAAAATGTGGGGCCGCGCCCGCATGACAGCCTGTTTCCTTGCCGATCCCGCCGACGCTGGGCCGCTCGTGCCCGGCGAGGGCATCGAGACGGTGCTGAGCTACGCGGCCGGCCTCGGCGCGTGTCGGCCGCTGGCGCTGCTAAGCCTCGATAATCTGCAGGGCCGCGCGATGCGCGATGCCGAAGGCGCGGTACCGCTGTGGAACATTCGATCCGATCCCGACGCGCCGCCGTTCACGCTGCCGAATGCCGGCGAGGTCCGCATCCTCGTCGACGCCGATATGAAGCCGCACCGCATCCGCGCCCAGGCGCAGCGTCGCGGCCGGCGCGAGATGGTGATGATCGACGGCGGGGTGCGTGCCGAGATCTGCGCGACGCTGGCAACGCAGGCTTGGCGTCGCGCCGGCGGCGCTCCGGTGCGCGCGCTTCGCCCCCCGATGGGAATGGATTTCAACGATCTCGGTAGGGCAGCATGA